The sequence CGGAAGCACCTCTGAAAAAATTACCACCGCCAATAACGATCCCGATACTATAACCGAGTTTCTTGATAGCGATGATCTCGTCGGTAAGCTCATTTACGGTTTCGATATCTATCCCGAATCCTTTCTTACCGGCAAGGATTTCACCGCTGAGTTTGAAAATTATTTTATGAATTTTCTCGGGTTTATAATTTCTGGCCATTTTTTAGTTTCCCAAACTGTATCTGACAAATCTAACAAGTTTGATGTTTTCTCCAAGAGCGACAATTGCTTCATTGAGAAGGTCTTTGATAGTTTTATCAGGATCTTTAATAAATTCCTGAGCCATCAGGCAATTTTCTTTTTTGAATTTCGCGATCTGTCCATCAACTATCCTGTCTATTATCTTTTCCGGTTTTCCTTCATTTAAAGCTTTATTTTTATAGATTTCTCTTTCTGATTCGATCACTTTCGGATCGAGTTCATCTTCCGAAATTGCCAATGGATTAGAGGCGGCAATATGCATGGATATATCTTTACACAAAGTTTCAAATATTTCGTTTTTGGCTACGAAATCTGTTTCACAATTCAGTTCGACCATAACTCCGATCTTACCGTTCGTATGTATATAAGAATAAATTCTTCCTTCTTTTGTTTCGCGGTCAGCTTTTTTTTCAGC comes from Candidatus Cloacimonadota bacterium and encodes:
- the tsf gene encoding translation elongation factor Ts, with amino-acid sequence MSISAKTVMELRAKTNAGMMDCKKALIEMNGDMEAAVKYLREKGISKAEKKADRETKEGRIYSYIHTNGKIGVMVELNCETDFVAKNEIFETLCKDISMHIAASNPLAISEDELDPKVIESEREIYKNKALNEGKPEKIIDRIVDGQIAKFKKENCLMAQEFIKDPDKTIKDLLNEAIVALGENIKLVRFVRYSLGN